From the Lampris incognitus isolate fLamInc1 chromosome 10, fLamInc1.hap2, whole genome shotgun sequence genome, one window contains:
- the gaa gene encoding lysosomal alpha-glucosidase has product MGTLSAACAPVLLLLPPALAINVLLLTCLFAGRWSDPKVGLLKSAHAPHNQTTVNAKRADGRDASCTAAPESRFDCARDKAVSREECEGRGCCYAPLPDFAFGGPPWCFYPRSYSGYGMGPLTPSQRGLAAVLMRPDPSYLPKDIPTLRLEVMKETAGRLHLTVKDPSSRRYEVPLPSGRPGGSVKTQDTLYAIEFNTDPFGFIVRRKSNGRVIVNTTVAPLLFADQYLQLSTSLSSSLVSGLGEHYTPLSLDLNWTSLTLWNRDMAPHANSNLYGSHPFCVVQEEDGLAHGVFLLNSNAMEIALQPTPALTWVAVGGILDLYIFLGPDPQSVVRQYLQVIGYPMMPPYWSLGFHLCRWGYSSTNATREVAQRMHNANFPLDVQWNDLDYADNRRVFTYDPRRFGDLPDMVEEFHQRGMKYVLILDPGIGSSSPPGTYPPFDDGQKRGVFIKNASGQTLIGKVWPGPTAFPDFTHPETRNWWEDCIREFHSKVPLDGLWIDMNEPASFVQGSVEGCPDSELENPPYTPKVVGGQLNSGTLCMSAQQEISTHYNLHNLYGLMEASATHSALTKVRGKRPFVLSRSSFPAIGRFSGVWTGDVRSDWEQLRYSVPAVLQFGLFGVPLVGADICGFGGNTTEELCVRWMQLGAFYPFMRNHNDQPNAPQEPFVFGQQAQAAMRHALNLRYSLLPFLYTLFHHAHTSADTVARPLFLEDVSCSPLISNFFCALLSFLAVSTLYFQNSATCRGIATLYCQHMIMSPVDSQSQCAYFSTPPCLSVPLRFPTDPNCQTIDRQFLWGSSLLVSPVLEQGKEELAVYLPPGTWYSLHNGQPFYSKGQYLLLPAPLDTINVHVREGHVVPQQETALTTTASRRNPFFLTVALSAGGWARGDLFWDDGDSLGTFETGDYSYVLFIAGQSQLVSDPVKLNGALDGLVVGGLRVFGVPSPPHYVWANGEKIRDFTYRSDTKALTVTSLALAMSEVFTVQWAL; this is encoded by the exons ATGGGCACCTTGTCCGCTGCGTGCGCGCCCGTTTTGCTGCTCCTTCCCCCCGCGCTCGCCATTAACGTGCTGCTATTGACGTGTCTCTTCGCCGGCCGCTGGTCCGACCCGAAGGTCGGATTGCTGAAGTCGGCCCACGCACCGCACAATCAAACGACAGTGAACGCCAAACGTGCTGACGGCCGCGACGCCTCCTGCACCGCGGCCCCGGAGAGTCGCTTCGACTGCGCACGGGACAAGGCTGTGAGCCGGGAGGAGTGTGAGGGGCGAGGGTGCTGCTACGCCCCTTTGCCCGATTTCGCGTTCGGCGGACCTCCTTGGTGCTTCTATCCCCGGTCATATAGCGGCTACGGGATGGGTCCGCTCACTCCATCCCAGCGTGGCCTGGCTGCCGTTCTGATGCGGCCCGACCCCTCCTACCTGCCCAAGGACATCCCCACTCTCCGTTTAGAGGTTATGAAGGAGACCGCGGGTCGTCTGCATCTCACC GTGAAGGACCCGTCATCCCGGCGATATGAAGTCCCACTCCCCAGCGGTAGACCAGGAGGAAGTGTTAAAACTCAAGACACCCTGTATGCCATAGAGTTTAACACCGACCCCTTCGGCTTCATAGTGAGACGAAAGTCCAACGGAAGAGTGAT TGTGAATACCACGGTCGCTCCTCTGCTGTTTGCCGACCAATACCTGCAGCTGTCAACCAGCCTGTCCTCTTCTCTGGTGTCTGGCCTGGGGGAGCATTACACTCCCCTGTCCCTCGACCTCAACTGGACCTCCCTCACTCTTTGGAACAGAGACATGGCCCCTCAT GCTAATTCCAACCTCTATGGCTCCCATCCGTTCTGTGTAGTACAGGAGGAGGATGGTCTGGCCCATGGAGTTTTCCTACTCAACAGCAATGCAATGG AAATAGCGTTGCAGCCAACCCCCGCTCTCACCTGGGTGGCCGTCGGGGGAATCCTGGACCTCTACATCTTCTTGGGTCCCGACCCTCAAAGTGTCGTCCGACAATACCTCCAGGTTATTG GATACCCTATGATGCCCCCCTATTGGTCCTTGGGCTTCCATCTATGTCGCTGGGGCTACTCGAGCACTAATGCTACCCGGGAGGTAGCCCAACGCATGCATAATGCAAATTTTCCTCTG GATGTGCAGTGGAACGACCTCGACTATGCAGATAACCGTAGGGTGTTCACCTATGACCCCCGCCGATTTGGGGACCTCCCAGACATGGTGGAGGAGTTCCACCAAAGAGGAATGAAGTACGTCCTCATCCTG GACCCTGGAATCGGCAGCAGCAGCCCCCCTGGAACATACCCCCCCTTTGATGATGGGCAGAAAAGAGGGGTTTTCATTAAGAACGCTTCAGGACAGACCTTAATAGGGAAG GTGTGGCCGGGCCCGACAGCCTTCCCCGATTTCACTCACCCGGAGACGAGAAACTGGTGGGAAGACTGCATCAGGGAATTCCACTCTAAAGTCCCTCTAGACGGTCTATGGATT GATATGAATGAACCCGCCAGCTTTGTGCAGGGCTCAGTCGAGGGCTGTCCTGACAGTGAACTGGAGAACCCTCCCTACACGCCGA AGGTGGTCGGAGGCCAGCTGAACTCTGGGACTCTCTGCATGTCAGCCCAGCAAGAGATTTCCACTCACTACAACCTGCACAACCTTTATGGGCTGATGGAGGCTAGCGCCACCCATAG CGCTCTGACGAAGGTGCGAGGGAAGCGACCTTTTGTCCTGTCCCGCTCCTCCTTCCCGGCCATCGGACGGTTCTCGGGGGTATGGACGGGAGACGTAAGAAGTGATTGGGAGCAGCTCCGATACTCCGTCCCTG CCGTGCTGCAGTTTGGCCTGTTTGGGGTGCCCCTGGTCGGGGCAGACATCTGCGGCTTTGGGGGCAACACTACTGAGGAGCTGTGTGTGCGCTGGATGCAGCTGGGGGCCTTCTACCCGTTTATGAGGAACCACAATGACCAGCCCAACGCC CCTCAGGAACCCTTTGTGTTTGGGCAGCAGGCCCAGGCAGCCATGCGGCACGCATTGAATCTGCGGTACTCCCTTCTTCCTTTCCTCTACACACTCTTCCACCACGCACACACCTCTGCTGACACTGTGGCCAGACCTCTCTTCCTTGAGGATGTCTCCTGCTCTCCGCTCATCTCGAATTTCTTCTGCGCATTATTATCCTTTTTGGCTGTTTCGACTCTGTATTTTCAGAATAGCGCAACGTGTCGTGGTATAGCCACGCTGTACTGCCAACATATGATAATGAGCCCGGTCGATTCACAATCTCAGTGTGCATATTTTTCCACTCCTCCATGCCTATCCGTCCCCCTCAGGTTTCCCACTGACCCTAACTGTCAGACGATAGACCGACAGTTCCTGTGGGGGTCTTCGCTTCTTGTCAGTCCCGTCTTGGAGCAAGGGAAGGAAGAGCTGGCTGTCTACCTCCCACCGGGAACTTGGTACAGTCTGCACAAT GGTCAACCCTTCTATAGCAAGGGCCAGTATCTCCTCCTACCAGCCCCTCTGGATACCATCAATGTCCACGTGAGGGAAGGGCACGTTGTCCCACAACAG GAGACAGCCTTGACGACCACCGCCTCACGCCGGAACCCGTTTTTCTTGACAGTGGCACTGTCAGCTGGGGGCTGGGCTCGGGGGGACTTGTTCTGGGATGATGGGGACAGTCTTGGTACCTTTGAGACAGGAGATTACTCCTATGTTCTATTCATAGCTGGGCAG TCCCAGCTGGTCAGTGATCCTGTCAAGCTGAACGGGGCCCTGGATGGCCTGGTCGTTGGAGGGCTTCGGGTGTTCGGCGTGCCCTCCCCTCCTCACTACGTATGGGCAAATGGGGAAAAGATCAGGGATTTCACCTATCGCAGTGACACCAAG